From Aegilops tauschii subsp. strangulata cultivar AL8/78 chromosome 5, Aet v6.0, whole genome shotgun sequence:
CTACCAATAAAAAATGGTGCTTCAGTATTTGTGAATCCTGTATACAAAACCTGTGGCAACCCCAGATAGAACTTTGGCAGAAGTGAACCAGAAAGCTACGAGACATTAGGCAAATGAACAACATAGTAGTATAAGGATGTTCTGCAAACGAGTTATACAAAGCTATGTCATGTCCAAGCACGCATGTTCGAAACACATATCATATATGGTCCACGGCATCACAAAAAGCTaacgaaaaaaagaaaagaaaaactacaTAGTATTCTTCTGCCTTGTTCATATATCTGCCACTGTAACTTCATCAGACACGAAGAAAATGGAGAATCATAAGCCATCTCTTTCGCTTTTTCGCATTTCCTGATAAAGAACAAAGGATAAACAGAAAAACATTAAAAAGAGCCGCTGTTGCAGAATGAAGGGCATTGAAAGATATTAAATGCAAGACAGAAAATGAACATTCATTATTGTATCAAATCTATATTGAACATTTGCTTCTAGAGTTGCCTTATTTAGTTGCCTGTAAAATCATTATTTCCTTTTTTGTCAAAACAGGGTGGAGATGATTGACTTAAATGAATTGCCTGATGATGATGGTCATTCTGAAGTGCGTTTTACGGGTGGAATTGGAGTTGAAGACCCCATGTACTGCACGCAGCCTAATGCCCCACTACCTGGTGGTGTCTACAATGAAGTTGTAGGAGAATCGCCTAATCCCATCAGCACCCAACATGCTCCTGCTGTGCCTGAAGAAGCTATGCAGACAGAAGGCGACACTTACGATGACACAACAACGTTTGCTGAAACAGGTGGAACTATTGGACAAGGGGTTGTGGGAAATGATAATGACGATGAAGCTTGGTCCCAACCAAGAGAGCCTTTCATAGGCATGAGGTTTGATACTCTTGAGTGTGCTCAAGAACACTACAATGCCTACGCTCTCCGACTTGGGTTTTCAATCAAGATGAACACTTCTAGGAAAAACACAAAAACTGGAAAGCTGGAGAAGCAACAATTTGTTTGCAACAAGTTTCGAAAACCAAAAGTTGACGATGGAGGTGCGGAAACTGTCCCTGCCCTAGATGTGATTGAGGACACTAATGGAGATGCAGAAGATGGTGCGGACGATGAGATCGCCTTCCTTGATGATGAGTGCAGGAAAAAAAGAAGTCTAAGAAAAGAAAGCGGGATACAATAGTGCAGACAGGGTGCAAAGCAAGGATGGTTGTGAAGCTAAAGGATAGTCGGTGGGAGGTGGTTTTCTTTATTGCTGAACACAATCATGCATTGGTTGATAAGCCATCACTAACTAAGTACCTTCGATCACACCAAGGCATCCCCCCAGAAGAGAAACTGTTCCTGAAAAATCTTCATAATTGTAATTTGACCACAGGTGTGTGCACTTTTCAAAGAATACATTCTGCATTACTACATTAGCATTCCAAAAAACTGTGTTTACATTTCATGCAAAAAAACACTCTGCATTTACTACACTTGTTTTAGTGCTCCAACATAGTCACCTTGACAACTTGAGCAACTTGGGAAGCACAGCTGCAGCAACTAGTTGCAAaccaaaaaaatacaggcaacctGGCAGCTATAAGTTAAGCAAATTGGGTATGCAGCCTGAGCAATTTGTGGCTTCTACTAGGTAGGCAACCTGACAGTTATAGGTTAAGCAAGTTGGGTATGCAGGCTGAGCAACTTGTGGTTATCTACTAGGTAGGCAACCTGACTGTTATAGGTTAGGCAAGTTGTGTATGCAAACTGAGCAACTTGTGGTTCTCTAGTAGGTAGGCAACTTGCCAGTTATATGTCAGGCAAGTTATGTATGCAAATTGAGCAACTTGTGGTTCTCTAGTAGGTAGGCAACTTGCCAGTTATACGTCAGGCAAGTTGTGTATGCAAAATTGAGCAACTTGTGGTTCTGCTACATAGGCAACCTGATAGTTATATGTCAAGCAAGTTGTGTATGCAACTTGAGCAACTTGTGCATTGAAGCCTGATTTTTTGGCTGCCTTTTGTTGCAGGTCGTATGATGAACATCATGTCTGAATTTTATGGTTCAGAGCTAATTGTGCCTTACACAACTAAAGCGATATCAAATCTGAAATCAGGCTTGAATACGTTTGACACAAAGGAGGGAGATATGATCGAGACAGTTTCCTACTTCAAGGATCAACAACAAAATGACCCTGATTTTTTCTACAAGGTCAAATATGATGAGGAGGATAGGGTTGTCAATATGTTCTGGGTTGATGGAGCAACACGTAGGGCGTATGCTGAGGCTTATCATGATTGTGTCTCTTTTGACACAACATACATGACAAACATGTATAACATGCCATTTGCGCCATTCATTGGTATCAACCGCCATGGACAGTCGATCATGTTGGGGTGTGGGTTTGTTAGGTAAGAGTTGGAAACAAGCTTTGATTGGTTGTTTGGGGCGTTTCTTGAAGCAATGAGTGGTCAAGCACCTGACAACATCATAACTGACCAAGATATTGCAATGGCTGAATCGATTAAGAACATTTTCCCTGGAACTGTGCATCGGCGATGTCATTGGCACATCATGAAAAAAGCTCAAGAGAAGCTCGGGTCAATGTTGGGCAGGAACCCTGGATTGTCAAAGGATTTCAACACATGTGTAGACTTTAGCTTCACACCGGAAGAATTTGAGGCAAAATGGGCTGCTCTAATGATGAAATATCAGGCTGCTATTGGCACACACTTTGACAAACTCTACGAGTACCGTGCAACATGGGTGCCGTGCTACTTCAAGCACCGGTTCTACCCATTCCTACAATCGACACAAAGAAGCGAGGGGTTCAATGCTGTGCTGAAGCGGTATGTGAACCCACATGGCTCTATCCTAAACTTTGTGAAGCAGTATGAAAAGATTCAAACACATGTGCTTGTGCGGGAGGGTGTGCAAGATTATAGGATAGAGCACTTGCAAACTGATTTGTGGTCACCTTTCCCCATTGAGAAGCAGGCGTACGAAACATACAGTAGAGACTTGTACAAAAAGTTTCGTAATGAGTTTGAAATGATTGGGAGGTACAATGTACGTCCCCGGGGTGCACATTTATATGAGCTTGAACCTAATCAGGAATGGGTTGCTAAGTATGGGGACAGGCACTACTTTGTGTCAGTTGAAAGTGATGCAGGCAACTACACTTGCGAGTGCTGCAAGATGGACAGAGATGGTATCCTCTGCTGCCATATCTTGAAGGTATTTACCCACCTTGGAGTGGATGAAATACCACCGCAATACATTCTTAAGAGGTGGACTCCCCTAGCAGTTCCTGATGCGCCCCCCGCTGTCCAAGAACAAGCAGATGAAATGCCCCCTTTGTCAAAGAAGCAAATGCGACATACAAACCTGCAGATGGATTTTGCAAGCTTGGCCAAAGTTGCCTGTGCATCCGATGCTGCGGCAGAAGTTCTGAAGAAGCATATGCGTGCGGCTCGGACAGAGCTTACACGCTAAAATTGACCAAGAAAAAGAAACCTCCAGTGGCTACGCGTGCCAGACGCACTCAGCCTGAAACAACTACTGATGCTCCCACTCAGCCACCATCGTTTTCAGCGCAAACACCTGCTCCATCTCGTAGTGGGAATACGCAAACAACTACTggtgctccgccgccgccgcccttagAGGGTGCTGGAGGCTCAGGTGCTCCTGTTCCACTGTAGCCTGACACCCCTAGAGGTTCTGCACCTACTCCAACTATTCCAAGGGACACACCAAAGTCCAACACGAAAGGGAGAGCGAAGTCTAAACGAATTGAATCAGCACTGGAACTACACCCCAAAAGGAAGAAAAAATGTAGTTTCTATGGTTCTGTTGACCACAATGCAGCGAGCTGCGAGGCAAGATTGGTGTGAAGGCCAAAGGAGGAAGCGAAAAAATGCCCCCAAGTTTTTTTGTCATTGTTCAATGAGAGAGCTCATGAAGCTGTATTGACATTTTGGGCAACTTAGAACCATTTTTGTGGTGTGCTTGATACTTGGTGTTGATTTTTCATTTGTCCTTGCTGTGACCATATATACGTTTCTTTTCCTTGCTTAAGCAAAGTGGTAGTTGGTAAAACATTTGTGAAAAATGGAGGCACTATTTGCTAGCATTCCTATAACTACTTGCCTGCTCTTCTTAAAAGAGTTTGTCTAGTTTCAACATATTTTTTTGCATTCCAACTTTGGCCAAGTACATGAACTATGATCCCATAGGTACTTGATGGTCAAAAATAGCAAAATTCACTGAATGAGTGCAAAAAAAGGAAGGTGTGATAAAAAATACCTACGGTAGTTCCAGGATTTCCTTCCAAGGAGCTTTGTTGTGAATATCTGAGACCCAGATGCTTGTCAGCTGCTTCCTGATGTTTGGAATATCACTTGGTTCGTATTTTGGAACAGCCCTAGCAACCCATTTGTTGGTGTTCATCAGCCCGTAAATGCCACAGTCGGTGCTGTTTGTAACAAACAGGAGGCAAGAAAAATTTGTTTGAGAAACTGCACGTAAGTAAAAACTGGTTTTTGAATAATTGATattgggagaagttgcttactcATTGTTCTACCTCGGGACATCGATGTCGACTAGCGGATACTTATCCAGCACAACACGTGAGTGGCCATAATGATGCTCCCATAAACTACGAACAGTTGCTGCTATCAACCTAGCGTTCTTGTCCAAGACAGGATTTTCTAGTGTCCTCCAGGAATCAAGGACTTCGAACCTCTTGTCTCTTATGTTCAAGTTAAACACCCAGTAATGATTCCCTGATATTGGTTTTTCTGGATCAATGTTCTCTAGGATAGGAAACATAATCTGGATAGAAAAGCATTTTCCAGAAAAAAACAAATACGAGATGCTTGTAAAGAATATGAGGCAATTTGAATGCTTGTAAAAAATGAGGCAATTTGAGAAGAAAGTACTTAGAAAAGAAAAGAGGGGAAAACATTTTTTGATGAGGCAACTTACAGGTACAACTGAGGCAACTACATGTTTCATAACAAGCAAGTTTATGTGGTTTCCTTAAGTTTCATGCTACACAAAGTTCTCCCCCGAAGCAAGGTGCAACGAAATATAAAAAGGTTGAGACTGAGGGCTATCTAAAAAATTGAGCTAGACTTGTCATTCTACGGAAAGGAACATAAACAACTTGCCAACTATATTTGAGACAAGAACTTGCAAGATGATGAGGCAAGTACTTGTAATTGATGAGGCAACTACTGGGTTAGGTAAttcaagcaaaaaaataaaaagcaaGCAACTTACAGCTACAAATGAGGCAACTACATGTTTCATAGCAGGCAGCTTTGTGGTTTTCTTAACTTTCATGTTACACAATTGATTCCCTTGAAGCAAAGGTGCAACGAATATAAAAAAGGTTCTAGACTTGTCATTCTACACTTGCCAACTATATTTTTGAGGAAACAACTTGTAAGATGATGAGGCATGTACATGTAATTGATGAGGCAACTACTGGATCAGGTAATTCTTTCCTGAAAAAAACCAAGCAACTTACAGCTACAATTGAGGCAACTTCATTTTTCATAGCAGGCAAGTTGTGTGATTTTCTTGACTTTCATGTTACACAAGTTCTTTCCTGAAGCACA
This genomic window contains:
- the LOC109753936 gene encoding protein FAR1-RELATED SEQUENCE 5-like; amino-acid sequence: MSGQAPDNIITDQDIAMAESIKNIFPGTVHRRCHWHIMKKAQEKLGSMLGRNPGLSKDFNTCVDFSFTPEEFEAKWAALMMKYQAAIGTHFDKLYEYRATWVPCYFKHRFYPFLQSTQRSEGFNAVLKRYVNPHGSILNFVKQYEKIQTHVLVREGVQDYRIEHLQTDLWSPFPIEKQAYETYSRDLYKKFRNEFEMIGRYNVRPRGAHLYELEPNQEWVAKYGDRHYFVSVESDAGNYTCECCKMDRDGILCCHILKVFTHLGVDEIPPQYILKRWTPLAVPDAPPAVQEQADEMPPLSKKQMRHTNLQMDFASLAKVACASDAAAEVLKKHMRAARTELTR